The Carnobacterium mobile DSM 4848 genome includes a window with the following:
- a CDS encoding phage portal protein, whose translation MAIAIDRELAGDINNPSTAVLKYCIDQHQKELERLQKLSDYYDGKHEVLERKLDNENTKNNKVMVNHAKYVTDMNVGFLVGNPISYSSGKDKNINPVLEAYEEMDVVSHDTELEKDLSVFGIALELIYLRKVPGKENKTETRIKVVDPRGIFLVTDDTIEKNPLFAVHYYKKFDLNGKLIGWLFNIYTPKTIITRKAKDLALTDVTIDKAVPQYFGGVQVIEYRNNEEKQGDFEQAITLVDAYNVLQSDRISDKEAFIDALLIIYGFTLEGSVKDGLIEAPGKGEDGADAEWLTKTFDESQVQLLSKSIEDNIHKVTYVPNMNDENFAGNISGEAMKYKLFGLLQLMSIKSRYMTKGLRQRLQLMANVLNVKGGNVDASGAKIKIKPNLPINTSDIIDQIVKAVEILPLETLLSWLPDIDDPGEEIKKLIDQKKQNIELANKMGGTGASHDNLDDEPEEDEDEVSED comes from the coding sequence ATGGCGATAGCAATTGATAGAGAATTGGCAGGAGATATCAACAATCCTTCTACCGCTGTTTTAAAATACTGCATAGATCAGCATCAAAAAGAATTAGAACGACTTCAAAAGCTATCAGATTATTATGATGGTAAACATGAAGTGTTGGAACGAAAGCTAGATAATGAAAATACGAAAAACAATAAAGTGATGGTCAATCATGCTAAGTATGTGACGGATATGAATGTTGGCTTCTTAGTTGGAAATCCTATCTCATACAGTTCCGGAAAGGATAAGAATATTAATCCAGTTTTAGAAGCATACGAAGAAATGGACGTTGTTTCTCATGATACGGAATTGGAGAAAGACTTATCTGTTTTCGGTATTGCTTTAGAACTAATTTACCTAAGAAAAGTTCCAGGTAAGGAAAACAAAACTGAAACAAGAATTAAAGTTGTAGATCCGCGGGGTATTTTCTTAGTAACAGATGACACGATTGAAAAGAATCCTTTATTTGCCGTTCATTATTACAAGAAATTTGATTTAAACGGCAAGTTGATTGGATGGTTGTTCAATATTTACACACCTAAGACTATCATCACACGTAAAGCGAAGGATTTAGCCTTAACTGATGTGACAATCGACAAAGCAGTACCTCAATACTTCGGAGGTGTACAAGTCATTGAGTACCGTAACAATGAAGAAAAGCAAGGTGACTTTGAGCAAGCTATCACTTTGGTTGATGCATACAACGTGCTACAGAGTGACCGAATAAGCGACAAGGAAGCTTTCATTGATGCATTGCTTATTATCTATGGGTTTACATTGGAAGGTAGTGTCAAAGATGGTTTGATTGAGGCTCCTGGCAAAGGAGAAGATGGAGCGGATGCTGAATGGCTGACTAAGACTTTCGATGAGTCTCAGGTCCAGCTGCTTTCTAAATCAATCGAGGACAATATTCATAAGGTCACTTATGTGCCTAACATGAATGACGAGAACTTTGCTGGGAACATTAGTGGAGAGGCTATGAAATATAAATTGTTTGGTCTGCTACAGTTGATGTCCATTAAATCACGCTACATGACTAAAGGATTGCGACAAAGGCTACAATTGATGGCTAATGTATTGAATGTAAAAGGTGGAAATGTTGATGCTAGTGGGGCTAAAATCAAAATCAAACCTAACTTACCAATCAACACAAGTGATATCATCGATCAAATTGTTAAGGCGGTTGAAATCTTACCTTTAGAAACTCTTCTTTCATGGCTGCCAGATATTGATGATCCGGGCGAAGAAATCAAGAAACTGATTGATCAAAAGAAACAAAACATTGAATTAGCCAATAAAATGGGCGGTACAGGTGCTAGTCACGATAACTTAGACGACGAACCAGAGGAGGATGAAGATGAAGTATCAGAAGATTAA
- a CDS encoding ribosomal-processing cysteine protease Prp: MIQATFNRNDKGEIVSFKVEGHAGYAPSGRDVVCAAVSALVVGTINGIEVLTDATFDTTVSHGFTSVEIKEPTAYSNILLNSMLLSLEGIQEEYPDNVVINNI; the protein is encoded by the coding sequence ATGATTCAAGCAACTTTTAACAGGAATGACAAAGGCGAGATCGTTTCTTTCAAAGTAGAGGGTCATGCTGGTTATGCTCCTTCTGGACGCGATGTGGTTTGTGCTGCTGTGTCAGCATTAGTTGTTGGAACGATTAATGGAATAGAAGTTTTAACTGATGCAACTTTTGATACTACGGTAAGTCACGGATTTACAAGCGTGGAGATTAAAGAACCAACTGCATATAGTAATATTCTTTTGAACTCGATGTTACTTTCGTTAGAAGGAATACAAGAAGAGTATCCAGATAACGTAGTAATAAATAATATTTAA
- a CDS encoding major capsid protein: MKKNKYFQMNLQRFAAKSILDLFNQKEVLDYTRNRELPVLLGETLFPARKTQSLELEQITGGGSSPIIASVHAFDTESEIGSRQAAKATLELALIKRKMQLKEKDIIALENPRTPAEQQYLMSQVFNDLDVLVRGVNARTELMRMEVLANGKIKINENGLDATIDYNVPADHKEALSGTDLWTDPLAKPLEDIDRWIEAMDTTPTRALTSKKVLNALLRHPQVKASVFGSDTGKVLTRAELDAFMQSNGMPVIRTYDEKYRKQNKDGSYTKARYFPENKFVMFNDDLLGETIYGPTAEENRLSRDPSIDTSMVGNVFTAVYEESADPVSTWEKAVTVALPSFAAADEVFQAQPIA; the protein is encoded by the coding sequence ATGAAGAAAAATAAATATTTTCAAATGAATTTACAGCGTTTTGCTGCTAAAAGTATTTTAGATCTATTTAACCAAAAGGAAGTGTTGGACTACACGCGTAACCGTGAACTCCCTGTTTTGTTAGGAGAAACATTATTCCCAGCACGTAAAACACAAAGCTTAGAGTTGGAACAAATTACAGGTGGCGGAAGCTCACCAATCATTGCTTCTGTACATGCATTCGATACTGAATCTGAAATTGGTTCTCGTCAGGCTGCTAAAGCAACTCTGGAATTGGCATTGATCAAACGTAAAATGCAGTTGAAAGAAAAAGATATCATTGCGTTGGAAAATCCACGTACACCAGCAGAACAACAATACTTGATGAGCCAAGTATTTAATGACTTAGATGTATTGGTTCGTGGAGTGAATGCCCGTACAGAGTTAATGCGTATGGAAGTATTAGCTAACGGTAAAATTAAAATCAATGAAAATGGCTTAGATGCAACCATTGACTATAATGTGCCAGCTGATCATAAAGAAGCATTGTCTGGTACAGATTTATGGACAGATCCCCTAGCTAAACCTTTAGAAGACATTGATCGTTGGATTGAAGCGATGGACACAACTCCAACTCGTGCATTGACCTCTAAAAAGGTATTGAATGCTTTGCTACGCCATCCTCAAGTGAAAGCTTCTGTATTTGGCAGCGACACTGGCAAAGTATTGACTCGTGCTGAATTAGACGCATTTATGCAATCTAACGGAATGCCAGTTATCCGCACCTATGATGAAAAGTACCGGAAACAAAATAAAGATGGCAGCTATACAAAAGCTCGCTACTTCCCTGAAAACAAATTTGTTATGTTTAACGATGATTTGTTAGGAGAAACGATCTATGGGCCTACAGCAGAAGAAAACCGCTTGTCTCGTGACCCTTCAATCGATACTAGCATGGTTGGTAATGTCTTTACTGCCGTGTACGAAGAAAGTGCTGACCCAGTTTCTACATGGGAAAAAGCTGTTACTGTAGCCTTGCCTTCATTCGCAGCTGCTGATGAAGTGTTCCAAGCTCAACCAATCGCATAA
- a CDS encoding Holliday junction resolvase RecU has protein sequence MTKFIPKNYPNGSRLKAKQPLTETTGNQKKRTEGAAAKCNGQYFENIIESSCRYYRQKGIADIQKTPEPMKVLSVLDKKKAIFKAVFEKQAQPDFKGVLHGGQTIIFEAKHTNGKSIAKNRLSDEQIENFKNHNQLGAECFVLVSFEMKNFYKIPWSIWNDMEFIYKKKSVNQADIKGYEVSYLNGRLNFLDK, from the coding sequence ATGACTAAATTTATCCCTAAAAACTACCCAAATGGATCTCGATTAAAAGCAAAACAACCATTAACTGAAACAACTGGTAACCAAAAGAAACGAACTGAAGGCGCTGCAGCAAAATGCAACGGTCAATACTTTGAAAATATCATTGAATCAAGCTGCAGGTATTATCGGCAAAAAGGAATAGCAGATATTCAAAAGACACCGGAACCCATGAAGGTTCTGAGTGTCTTGGATAAAAAGAAAGCCATATTCAAAGCTGTATTCGAAAAACAAGCTCAACCGGACTTTAAAGGAGTTCTACATGGTGGACAGACTATCATCTTCGAAGCAAAGCATACAAACGGAAAGAGCATTGCTAAAAACAGATTGAGTGATGAGCAGATAGAGAACTTTAAGAACCATAATCAATTAGGTGCTGAGTGCTTTGTGTTAGTCAGTTTTGAGATGAAAAACTTTTACAAGATACCTTGGTCTATCTGGAATGACATGGAGTTCATTTATAAAAAGAAATCTGTTAACCAGGCAGACATCAAAGGGTATGAAGTCAGTTATTTGAATGGTCGATTAAACTTTTTAGACAAGTGA
- a CDS encoding minor capsid protein has translation MTKKKKKLPYWDRRAIDQDVKVHDELNVIENKVMKSYQKAQSYLTDEVKKIYRRYLAKTDLSEADVKQILNTSASPNEIAELSSLIKTVKNLDVKEQMQNYLTGLAVKSRITRLEDLKAKSYLVSKQVADVQLRRYTDYYIDVIKESYNQASAEAIIGKSESALRLYDDGRYPTYTFNDADSFIVLRDSETNKKIKTIKLKDEKDIPKFKEMSTKQVRNVLDTNWQGSNYSKRIWNDTDLLARKLEELFTVEAMTGMSERDMVKEIQKVFDVSRGVARRLIRTEANYMAGQGKLKGWIAQGVEYYVIVATLDLRTSKLCQDQDGEKYKVSEAKVNVNYPPFHPWCRSVARAWFNEKTLSGKRFANDPISGKQFEISHADSYKKWEQMLIDQHGKEDLQLARKKVKNFNADLKQFNRYKSVIGPENTPKTLDDFQDMKYNEGRDYKLIKTDYNRRMKLKSNPELKLPNAEVVKADDSKFVNYLFDRNSETGYPKGKLITSKLGYDLSNYSEFKDEIIANAKNYPSIHKGDNKYGSRYEVNMILYNKNKEPVNLKTAWLVNGESTHLTTTFIEEAKG, from the coding sequence ATGACCAAAAAGAAAAAGAAGCTGCCTTACTGGGATAGACGAGCGATTGATCAAGATGTAAAGGTTCATGATGAGTTGAATGTCATTGAAAACAAAGTCATGAAGTCCTATCAAAAAGCACAGTCTTATTTAACGGATGAAGTTAAAAAGATATACAGGCGCTATCTTGCTAAAACTGATTTATCAGAAGCAGATGTTAAACAGATACTAAATACTTCAGCTAGTCCAAATGAAATTGCAGAATTAAGCTCTCTTATCAAAACTGTAAAAAACTTAGATGTTAAAGAACAAATGCAAAACTATTTAACCGGGTTAGCAGTTAAGAGTCGTATCACTCGATTAGAAGACTTGAAGGCAAAGTCTTATCTGGTATCTAAACAAGTAGCAGATGTGCAGCTTAGGCGGTATACTGATTACTATATTGATGTCATCAAAGAATCCTACAATCAAGCGAGTGCTGAAGCGATCATTGGCAAGTCTGAATCAGCTTTAAGATTATATGATGATGGCCGGTACCCAACTTATACATTTAATGATGCAGATTCATTTATTGTTCTCAGAGATTCTGAAACGAATAAGAAAATTAAAACGATTAAACTTAAAGATGAAAAAGACATTCCTAAATTCAAAGAAATGTCTACTAAGCAAGTCCGGAACGTTCTCGATACGAATTGGCAAGGCTCTAACTATTCAAAACGAATTTGGAATGACACGGATCTATTAGCCAGGAAATTAGAAGAACTTTTTACCGTTGAAGCAATGACAGGTATGTCTGAAAGAGATATGGTCAAAGAGATACAAAAGGTTTTTGACGTTTCTAGGGGTGTAGCAAGACGTTTAATCAGAACTGAAGCAAACTATATGGCCGGGCAAGGAAAGCTCAAAGGTTGGATAGCACAAGGTGTTGAGTACTATGTCATTGTGGCCACCTTAGATTTACGAACGTCTAAGTTATGTCAGGATCAAGATGGAGAGAAGTATAAAGTATCTGAAGCGAAAGTAAATGTAAACTATCCGCCCTTCCACCCTTGGTGTAGATCAGTTGCTAGAGCATGGTTTAACGAAAAGACATTAAGCGGGAAACGATTCGCTAATGATCCAATCTCAGGTAAACAATTTGAAATATCTCATGCGGATTCCTATAAGAAATGGGAGCAGATGCTAATTGATCAGCACGGTAAAGAGGATTTACAGTTAGCCAGAAAGAAAGTTAAGAACTTTAACGCAGACTTAAAACAATTCAATCGTTATAAATCAGTTATTGGTCCGGAAAATACACCTAAAACATTAGATGATTTCCAAGATATGAAGTATAATGAGGGCAGGGATTATAAGCTTATTAAAACAGATTATAATCGTAGAATGAAGCTTAAAAGTAATCCGGAGTTAAAGTTACCAAACGCTGAAGTAGTAAAAGCAGATGATTCTAAATTCGTAAATTATTTATTTGATCGAAATAGTGAAACAGGGTATCCGAAAGGAAAACTAATAACTTCTAAACTTGGATATGACTTATCAAACTACAGTGAATTTAAAGATGAAATCATTGCTAATGCTAAAAATTATCCATCAATCCATAAAGGCGACAACAAATATGGTTCACGATATGAAGTGAATATGATTCTATATAATAAAAATAAAGAGCCAGTCAATTTAAAGACCGCTTGGTTAGTTAATGGAGAAAGTACTCATTTAACAACTACCTTTATAGAGGAGGCAAAAGGATGA
- a CDS encoding helix-turn-helix domain-containing protein, whose protein sequence is MSRNIMDIVGSNVAYYRKEKGMTVEKLARRMLIPPAIVREVEVGKRGMNIRTLADYSKVLGVSVVFLVADRGEE, encoded by the coding sequence ATGAGCAGAAATATAATGGATATTGTCGGTTCAAATGTTGCTTATTATCGTAAAGAGAAAGGGATGACGGTTGAAAAGTTAGCTAGACGTATGTTGATTCCGCCAGCGATCGTCAGAGAAGTTGAGGTTGGAAAACGCGGGATGAATATACGGACCTTAGCTGATTATTCTAAGGTGCTAGGCGTATCGGTGGTATTTTTAGTCGCAGATAGAGGCGAAGAGTGA
- a CDS encoding DUF1140 family protein has protein sequence MYCDVILKKIVTKIQRDQKAKNRAEERRSENSLDGKSVRTQRHWKAAADSEFYYNEMVKGYRQMKELDRLTSWSDNLHQERFKFMEKYEEVLEEYIGYHKEVV, from the coding sequence ATGTACTGTGACGTAATTTTGAAAAAGATAGTCACTAAAATTCAAAGAGATCAGAAAGCTAAAAACCGAGCAGAAGAAAGACGTTCAGAAAATTCGTTGGATGGGAAAAGCGTACGAACGCAACGACATTGGAAAGCAGCAGCTGACTCTGAATTTTATTATAACGAGATGGTCAAAGGTTATCGGCAGATGAAAGAGCTAGATAGACTGACGAGCTGGAGCGATAATCTGCACCAAGAACGGTTTAAATTTATGGAGAAATACGAGGAAGTATTAGAAGAGTATATCGGTTATCACAAGGAGGTTGTTTAA
- the terS gene encoding phage terminase small subunit — protein sequence MARSRSPNRDKAFEIFKEHNGIIKNRTIAEQLGISEKTVGGWKSKDKWLEKTSGVLQSNERSTPLTTSKKKGGQLRNQNAVGNKGGSAPKGNKNAVTHGFFAKWLPEESQEIMEAIQNRDQADMLWDSIMFQYTAIIRAQKIMFVQDQDDMTKEKTGESWGESGGGETFTVQFAWDKQVTFMNAQSRAMSELRSLIKQFISFADEADERRLKLDQMQTGLELTKAQLYRVKAENGDFDDEIIEDDGFMDAIKGMVTNKEVWPDED from the coding sequence ATGGCTAGGTCAAGAAGCCCAAACCGTGATAAGGCCTTTGAAATATTCAAAGAACATAACGGGATTATCAAAAACAGAACAATTGCTGAACAATTAGGTATCTCAGAAAAAACAGTCGGCGGATGGAAATCTAAAGATAAATGGTTAGAAAAAACAAGTGGAGTACTCCAATCAAACGAACGGAGTACTCCACTAACTACGTCTAAGAAAAAAGGTGGACAATTACGTAATCAAAATGCTGTTGGTAACAAAGGCGGCAGTGCTCCCAAAGGAAATAAGAATGCCGTAACTCATGGCTTCTTCGCTAAATGGCTTCCTGAAGAATCACAAGAGATTATGGAAGCCATTCAAAATAGAGACCAAGCAGACATGCTTTGGGATTCAATCATGTTCCAATATACCGCCATTATAAGAGCGCAGAAGATTATGTTTGTTCAAGATCAAGACGATATGACCAAAGAAAAAACTGGCGAATCATGGGGCGAATCTGGCGGCGGAGAAACCTTCACTGTTCAATTCGCCTGGGATAAACAAGTCACTTTTATGAATGCTCAATCAAGAGCCATGAGTGAGTTGCGCTCTCTCATCAAACAGTTTATTTCTTTTGCTGATGAAGCCGATGAACGAAGATTGAAGTTAGACCAAATGCAAACTGGTTTAGAACTAACTAAAGCCCAGTTATACAGAGTTAAAGCTGAAAACGGCGATTTTGATGATGAGATAATTGAAGATGATGGCTTCATGGATGCTATAAAAGGCATGGTCACAAACAAAGAGGTGTGGCCGGATGAAGACTAG
- the ssb gene encoding single-stranded DNA-binding protein, with protein sequence MINRVVLVGRLTKELDLRYTGNGTAVGSFTMAVNRQFTNQKGEREADFINCVIWRKSAENMAKYTKKGSMVGLEGRIQTRSYDDKDGKRVYVTEVVVDSFSLLDTKQANSGTSTGQQTNTQQQNQSSTTSNYGTNNNYQKQSDPFEKSSQPMDIDEDDLPF encoded by the coding sequence ATGATCAATAGAGTCGTTTTAGTTGGAAGACTGACTAAGGAACTTGATTTACGCTATACAGGAAACGGAACAGCAGTTGGATCTTTCACGATGGCAGTCAATAGACAATTCACGAACCAAAAAGGCGAACGAGAAGCAGATTTCATCAACTGCGTAATTTGGCGGAAATCAGCAGAAAATATGGCGAAATATACGAAGAAAGGTTCTATGGTCGGATTAGAAGGCAGAATTCAAACAAGGAGTTATGATGATAAAGACGGAAAAAGAGTTTATGTGACAGAGGTAGTTGTTGATTCTTTCTCATTATTGGACACAAAGCAAGCGAATAGCGGAACTTCAACAGGTCAGCAGACAAATACGCAGCAACAGAATCAAAGTAGCACCACAAGCAACTATGGAACGAATAACAATTATCAAAAGCAAAGCGATCCGTTTGAGAAGAGCAGTCAGCCAATGGATATCGATGAAGATGATTTACCGTTTTAA
- a CDS encoding PBSX family phage terminase large subunit — translation MKTRFKRKRATFIFSPFSTKQLQVLSWWEHPKHKEKDAIICDGSVRAGKTLIMSLSYIIWSMQSFDGQQFGIAGKTIGSLRRNVINLLKTILFFRGYKVKDLRSDNILEITKKGKTNHYFLFGGKDESSQDLVQGLTAAGFFFDEAALMPKSFIDQATARCSVEGAKLWFNMNPEGPYHWFKLEWIDKLIEKNALHIHFTMDDNPSLSDKVKERYKRMYSGVFYLRFILGMWVMSEGIIYDNFDKDTMVEDLPEDAVCDKYYVSIDYGTQNPTVFLLWGRYKGTWYCLDEYYHSGRESSKQKTDKQYSDDLREFVGDRKPTIIVDPSAASFIAQLRNDGFTVERAKNDVLDGIRATQTAMNEGTIKFTSKCKHLFKEFASYVWDEKAALSGTDKPIKEHDHCADALRYFVFKVIFKKQAKTGKKSKYGIR, via the coding sequence ATGAAGACTAGATTTAAACGGAAACGTGCAACTTTTATATTCAGCCCGTTCTCTACTAAGCAGCTTCAAGTGTTAAGTTGGTGGGAACATCCAAAGCATAAAGAGAAAGATGCAATTATATGTGATGGTTCTGTTCGTGCAGGTAAAACGTTGATTATGTCATTGTCCTATATTATCTGGTCCATGCAGTCATTTGATGGCCAACAGTTCGGGATAGCCGGTAAAACCATTGGATCTCTAAGACGGAATGTTATTAATCTACTCAAAACAATTCTTTTCTTTAGAGGATACAAGGTTAAAGATTTACGAAGCGATAATATTCTTGAAATAACTAAAAAAGGAAAAACAAACCACTATTTCTTATTTGGTGGTAAAGATGAATCCTCACAAGACTTAGTCCAAGGGCTAACAGCTGCAGGGTTCTTTTTTGATGAAGCAGCATTAATGCCGAAATCATTTATTGACCAAGCAACAGCGCGTTGTTCGGTTGAAGGCGCAAAGCTTTGGTTTAACATGAACCCGGAAGGCCCGTATCATTGGTTCAAATTAGAGTGGATAGATAAGCTAATCGAAAAGAACGCTCTTCACATCCACTTTACGATGGACGACAACCCTTCTTTATCGGATAAAGTGAAAGAACGTTATAAACGCATGTATTCTGGTGTGTTTTATTTGCGTTTCATCTTAGGTATGTGGGTGATGTCGGAAGGAATCATTTACGATAACTTTGATAAAGATACCATGGTGGAAGACTTACCAGAAGATGCTGTGTGCGATAAGTACTATGTGTCAATTGACTATGGGACTCAAAACCCAACAGTCTTCTTGTTATGGGGACGGTATAAAGGCACCTGGTATTGTTTAGATGAGTATTATCATAGCGGGCGAGAAAGCAGCAAGCAAAAAACAGATAAACAATACAGTGATGATTTAAGAGAGTTTGTAGGCGACAGAAAGCCAACGATTATCGTTGACCCTTCTGCTGCCTCTTTTATTGCCCAATTACGGAATGATGGCTTTACAGTCGAAAGAGCTAAGAATGATGTATTAGACGGAATAAGAGCAACACAAACAGCTATGAATGAAGGAACAATCAAATTTACGAGTAAGTGCAAACACCTATTTAAAGAGTTTGCATCATATGTTTGGGATGAAAAGGCTGCTCTTAGCGGAACAGATAAACCAATTAAAGAGCATGACCACTGTGCAGATGCACTAAGATACTTTGTATTCAAAGTTATCTTCAAGAAACAAGCTAAGACCGGTAAGAAGTCTAAATACGGCATAAGATAA
- a CDS encoding site-specific DNA-methyltransferase: MELYRDHFQNYKRYNIPKAQLVIADIPYNLGNNAYASSNQWYVGGDNKNGESKLANTSFFKTDENFNLAEYMHFCSKLLKKEPKEKNQAPAMIVFCSYQQMPMVEEYGRKYGFAKSYPLFFIKNTSSQVLKSNMKIVGATEHAVVLYRDKLPKFRNGKTEDVKGKMIKNWFEWKRDSKKEYPRVHPTQKPVNVIKELIEIFTDEGDVVIDPCAGSGSTLRAAYELNRNSYGFEIEKDFYEKSKETMLNVEHIIKSEQLEMGI, encoded by the coding sequence ATGGAATTATACAGAGATCATTTTCAAAACTATAAAAGATATAACATACCAAAAGCACAACTGGTAATAGCAGATATCCCATACAACCTAGGGAACAACGCTTACGCTTCAAGTAATCAATGGTACGTTGGCGGAGATAATAAGAATGGCGAAAGTAAGTTAGCGAACACTTCTTTTTTTAAAACAGACGAGAATTTCAATTTAGCTGAATACATGCACTTTTGCAGTAAATTATTAAAAAAAGAACCAAAAGAAAAAAATCAAGCTCCAGCTATGATTGTATTTTGTTCTTACCAGCAAATGCCAATGGTTGAGGAATATGGAAGGAAATATGGTTTCGCAAAATCTTATCCACTATTTTTTATAAAAAATACCAGTTCACAAGTTTTAAAGTCAAACATGAAAATAGTTGGAGCAACTGAGCACGCTGTAGTACTTTATCGTGACAAGTTACCTAAGTTCAGAAACGGAAAAACCGAAGATGTGAAAGGTAAAATGATAAAAAATTGGTTTGAATGGAAACGTGATAGCAAAAAAGAATATCCAAGAGTTCATCCTACTCAAAAACCTGTAAATGTTATAAAAGAATTGATCGAAATTTTTACAGACGAGGGAGATGTAGTCATTGATCCTTGCGCTGGAAGTGGTTCTACACTAAGAGCTGCTTATGAGCTAAATCGAAATAGCTATGGTTTTGAAATCGAAAAAGATTTTTACGAAAAATCCAAAGAAACAATGTTGAATGTTGAACATATTATCAAAAGCGAACAACTGGAAATGGGTATTTAA
- a CDS encoding DUF4355 domain-containing protein: MPKMSLKESLLNSKNLMPFKLQLFADGDDPGTGGGEGDKGGGDPNTSSGEGGEPLTFATEAERDSYFDKRTAKALETARAKWEADTQTKIEAAKTEAEKMAQMTADQKAEHEEQERLKKINEREADITRRELRAQSLEKLAEKELPKELIDVVVFTDADSCNASIDAIEKAFRKSVEDGVNKRLAQSADVPGSGNTSTAISQGEAMAKQLNEQSKPATKSFWD; this comes from the coding sequence ATGCCAAAAATGTCTTTAAAAGAAAGCTTATTAAATAGTAAAAATTTGATGCCTTTTAAACTCCAACTATTCGCTGATGGTGACGATCCTGGAACAGGAGGCGGCGAAGGAGATAAAGGCGGAGGTGATCCAAATACGTCTAGCGGAGAAGGTGGCGAACCTTTAACGTTTGCAACAGAAGCGGAACGTGACAGCTATTTCGATAAACGCACAGCTAAAGCTTTAGAAACAGCGCGGGCTAAATGGGAAGCAGATACTCAAACTAAAATTGAAGCTGCTAAAACTGAAGCCGAAAAGATGGCTCAAATGACTGCTGATCAAAAAGCAGAACATGAAGAGCAAGAACGTTTGAAGAAAATCAACGAACGTGAAGCGGATATCACTCGTCGTGAATTGCGTGCTCAATCACTGGAAAAACTAGCTGAGAAAGAACTGCCAAAAGAATTGATTGATGTTGTCGTATTTACCGATGCAGATTCTTGTAATGCTTCTATTGATGCTATTGAAAAAGCATTCCGTAAATCAGTTGAAGATGGTGTAAATAAGCGATTAGCTCAATCAGCTGATGTACCAGGCTCCGGAAACACAAGCACAGCTATTAGCCAAGGTGAAGCAATGGCCAAACAATTAAACGAACAATCAAAACCAGCAACTAAATCATTTTGGGATTAA